A stretch of the Pan paniscus chromosome 2, NHGRI_mPanPan1-v2.0_pri, whole genome shotgun sequence genome encodes the following:
- the CELSR3 gene encoding cadherin EGF LAG seven-pass G-type receptor 3 isoform X5, with the protein MMARRPPWRGLGGRSTPILLLLLLSLFPLSQEELGGGGHQGWDPGLAATTGPRAHIGGGALALCPESSGVREDGGPGLGVREPIFVGLRGRRQSARNSRGPPEQPNEELGIEHGVQPLGSRERETGQGPGSVLYWRPEVSSCGRTGPLQRGSLSPGALSSGVPGSGNSSPLPSDFLIRHHGPKPVSSQRNAGTGSRKRVGTARCCGELWATGSKGQGERATTSGAERTAPRRNCLPGASGSGPELDSAPRTARTVPASGSAPRESRTAPEPAPKRMRSRGVFRRRFLPQRPGPRPPGLPARPEARKITSANRARFRRAANRHPQFPQYNYQTLVPENEAAGTAVLRVVAQDPDAGEAGRLVYSLAALMNSRSLELFSIDPQSGLIRTAAALDRESMERHYLRVTAQDHGSPRLSATTMVAVTVADRNDHSPVFEQAQYRETLRENVEEGYPILQLRATDGDAPPNANLRYRFVGPPAARAAAAAAFEIDPRSGLISTSGRVDREHMESYELVVEASDQGQEPGPRSATVRVHITVLDENDNAPQFSEKRYVAQVREDVRPHTVVLRVTATDRDKDANGLVHYNIISGNSRGHFAIDSLTGEIQVVAPLDFEAEREYALRIRAQDAGRPPLSNNTGLASIQVVDINDHIPIFVSTPFQVSVLENAPLGHSVIHIQAVDADHGENARLEYSLTGVAPDTPFVINSATGWVSVSGPLDRESVEHYFFGVEARDHGSPPLSASASVTVTVLDVNDNRPEFTMKEYHLRLNEDAAVGTSVVSVTAVDRDANSAISYQITGGNTRNRFAISTQGGVGLVTLALPLDYKQERYFKLVLTASDRALHDHCYVHINITDANTHRPVFQSAHYSVSVNEDRPVGSTIVVISASDDDVGENARITYLLEDNLPQFRIDADSGAITLQAPLDYEDQVTYTLAITARDNGIPQKADTTYVEVMVNDVNDNAPQFVASHYTGLVSEDAPPFTSVLQISATDRDAHANGRVQYTFQNGEDGDGDFTIEPTSGIVRTVRRLDREAVSVYELTAYAVDRGVPPLRTPVSIQVMVQDVNDNAPVFPAEEFEVRVKENSIVGSVVAQITAVDPDEGPNAHIMYQIVEGNIPELFQMDIFSGELTALIDLDYEARQEYVIVVQATSAPLVSRATVHIRLVDQNDNSPVLNNFQILFNNYVSNRSDTFPSGIIGRIPAYDPDVSDHLFYSFERGNELQLLVVNQTSGELRLSRKLDNNRPLVASMLVTVTDGLHSVTAQCVLRVVIITEELLANSLTVRLENMWQERFLSPLLGRFLEGVAAVLATPAEDVFIFNIQNDTDVGGTVLNVSFSALAPRGAGAGAAGPWFSSEELQEQLYVRRAALAARSLLDVLPFDDNVCLREPCENYMKCVSVLRFDSSAPFLASASTLFRPIQPIAGLRCRCPPGFTGDFCETELDLCYSNPCRNGGACARREGGYTCVCRPRFTGEDCELDTVAGRCVPGVCRNGGTCTDAPNGGFRCQCPAGGAFEGPRCEVAARSFPPSSFVMFRGLRQRFHLTLSLSFATVQQSGLLFYNGRLNEKHDFLALELVAGQVRLTYSTGESNTVVSPTVPGGLSDGQWHTVHLRYYNKPRTDALGGAQGPSKDKVAVLSVDDCDVAVALQFGAEIGNYSCAAAGVQTSSKKSLDLTGPLLLGGVPNLPENFPVSHKDFIGCMRDLHIDGRRVDMAAFVANNGTMAGCQAKLHFCDSGPCKNSGFCSERWGGFSCDCPVGFGGKDCRLTMAHPHHFRGNGTLSWNFGSDMAVSVPWYLGLAFRTRATQGVLMQVQAGPHSTLLCQLDRGLLSVTVTRGSGRASHLLLDQVTVSDGRWHDLRLELQEEPGGRRGHHVLMVSLDFSLFQDTMAVGSELQGLKVKQLHVGGLPPGSAEEAPQGLVGCIQGVWLGSTPSGSPALLPPSHRVNAEPGCVVTNACASGPCPPHADCRDLWQTFSCTCRPGYYGPGCVDACLLNPCQNEGSCRHLPGAPHGYTCDCVGGYFGHHCEHRMDQQCPRGWWGSPTCGPCNCDVHKGFDPNCNKTNGQCHCKEFHYRPRGSDSCLPCDCYPVGSTSRSCAPHSGQCPCRPGALGRQCNSCDSPFAEVTASGCRVLYDACPKSLRSGVWWPQTKFGVLATVPCPRGALGLRGAGAAVRLCDEAQGWLEPDLFNCTSPAFQELSLLLDGLELNKTALDTMEAKKLAQRLREVTGHTDHYFSQDVRVTARLLAHLLAFESHQQGFGLTATQDAHFNENLLWAGSALLAPETGDLWAALGQRAPGGSPGSAGLVRHLEEYAATLARNMELTYLNPMGLVTPNIMLSIDRMEHASSPRGAHRYPRYHSNLFRGQYAWDPHTHVLLPSQSPRPSPSEVLPTSSSIENSTTSSVVPPPAPPEPEPGISIIILLVYRTLGGLLPAQFQAERRGARLPQNPVMNSPVVSVAVFHGRNFLRGILESPISLEFRLLQTANRSKAICVQWDPPGLAEQHGVWTARDCELVHRNGSHARCRCSRTGTFGVLMDASPRERLEGDLELLAVFTHVVVAVSVAALVLTAAILLSLRSLKSNVRGIHANVAAALGVAELLFLLGIHRTHNQLVCTAVAILLHYFFLSTFAWLFVQGLHLYRMQVEPRNVDRGAMRFYHALGWGVPAVLLGLAVGLDPEGYGNPDFCWISVHEPLIWSFAGPVVLVIVMNGTMFLLAARTSCSTGQREAKKTSALRTLRSSFLLLLLVSASWLFGLLAVNHSILAFHYLHAGLCGLQGLAVLLLFCVLNADARAAWTPACLGRKAAPEEARPAPGMGPGAYNNTALFEESGLIRITLGASTVSSVSSARSGRTQDQDSQRGRSYLRDNVLVRHGSAADHTDHSLQAHAGPTDLDVAMFHRDAGGVGAWGREEGGRGSLPIPFSSTPYWKQWLTGVGRSPPGSLPQEAPTSPALVLPVHS; encoded by the exons GCTCGGGGAACAGCTCGCCCCTCCCTTCAGACTTTTTGATTCGGCACCACGGTCCCAAGCCGGTGTCCTCCCAGCGGAACGCTGGGACAGGCTCCCGCAAAAGAGTGGGCACCGCGCGCTGCTGTGGGGAATTATGGGCAACAGGGAGCAAGGGTCAGGGCGAGAGAGCCACGACATCCGGAGCAGAAAGGACAGCCCCCCGGCGGAACTGTCTTCCAGGGGCCTCGGGATCTGGCCCCGAGCTGGATTCAGCACCACGCACGGCGAGGACAGTTCCTGCATCAGGTTCAGCACCCCGCGAGTCTCGGACAGCTCCCGAGCCGGCGCCCAAGCGCATGCGCTCCCGGGGTGTCTTCCGCCGCCGCTTCCTTCCGCAGCGCCCCGGGCCGCGTCCCCCGGGACTCCCGGCCCGTCCTGAAGCCAGGAAAATAACCTCGGCGAACCGGGCACGCTTTCGTCGCGCCGCAAACCGCCACCCGCAGTTTCCGCAGTACAACTACCAGACGCTGGTGCCGGAGAATGAGGCAGCAGGCACCGCGGTGCTACGCGTGGTTGCTCAGGACCCGGACGCCGGCGAGGCCGGGCGCCTAGTCTACTCGCTGGCGGCACTCATGAACAGCCGCTCGCTGGAGCTGTTCAGCATCGACCCGCAGAGCGGCCTTATCCGTACGGCGGCAGCTCTGGACCGCGAGAGCATGGAGCGTCACTACCTGCGTGTGACCGCGCAGGACCACGGCTCGCCGCGCCTCTCGGCCACCACGATGGTGGCCGTGACAGTAGCCGACCGCAACGACCACTCGCCGGTTTTTGAGCAAGCGCAGTACCGGGAGACGCTTCGCGAGAATGTGGAGGAGGGCTACCCTATCCTGCAGCTGCGTGCCACTGACGGCGACGCGCCCCCCAACGCCAACCTGCGCTACCGCTTCGTGGGGCCGCCAGCTGCGCGCGCTGCAGCTGCCGCCGCCTTCGAGATTGATCCACGCTCCGGCCTCATCAGCACCAGCGGTCGAGTGGACCGCGAGCACATGGAAAGCTATGAGCTGGTGGTGGAAGCCAGCGACCAGGGCCAGGAACCCGGGCCGCGCTCGGCCACTGTGCGCGTACACATAACTGTGCTAGACGAGAACGACAATGCTCCTCAGTTCAGCGAGAAGCGCTACGTGGCGCAGGTGCGCGAGGATGTGCGCCCCCACACAGTCGTGCTGCGCGTCACGGCCACTGACCGGGACAAGGACGCCAACGGATTGGTGCACTACAACATCATCAGTGGCAATAGCCGTGGCCACTTTGCCATCGACAGCCTCACTGGCGAGATCCAGGTGGTGGCACCTCTGGACTTCGAGGCAGAGAGAGAGTATGCCTTGCGCATCAGGGCGCAGGATGCTGGCCGGCCACCGCTGTCCAACAACACGGGCCTGGCCAGCATCCAGGTGGTGGACATCAATGACCACATTCCTATTTTTGTCAGCACGCCCTTCCAAGTTTCTGTCTTGGAAAATGCTCCCTTGGGTCACTCAGTCATCCACATTCAGGCAGTCGATGCAGACCATGGGGAGAATGCCAGATTGGAGTACTCCCTAACTGGTGTGGCACCTGATACTCCTTTTGTGATAAACAGCGCCACTGGCTGGGTCTCTGTGAGTGGTCCCCTGGACCGTGAGTCTGTGGAGCATTACTTCTTTGGTGTGGAGGCTCGAGACCATGGCTCACCCCCACTCTCTGCCTCAGCCAGTGTCACCGTGACTGTGCTGGATGTTAATGACAATCGGCCTGAGTTCACAATGAAGGAGTACCACCTACGACTGAATGAGGATGCAGCTGTGGGCACCAGTGTGGTCAGCGTGACCGCAGTAGACCGTGATGCCAACAGTGCCATCAGCTACCAGATCACAGGCGGCAATACCCGGAATCGCTTTGCCATCAGCACCCAGGGGGGTGTGGGTCTGGTgactctggctctgccactggaCTACAAGCAGGAACGCTACTTCAAGCTGGTACTAACTGCATCTGACCGTGCCCTTCATGATCACTGCTATGTGCACATCAACATCACAGATGCCAACACTCATCGGCCGGTCTTTCAAAGTGCCCACTACTCAGTGAGTGTGAATGAAGATCGGCCAGTGGGTAGCACCATAGTGGTCATCAGTGCCTCTGATGATGACGTGGGTGAGAATGCTCGTATCACCTATCTCCTGGAGGACAACCTGCCCCAGTTCCGCATTGATGCAGACTCAGGAGCCATTACATTACAGGCCCCATTAGACTATGAGGACCAGGTGACCTACACCCTGGCTATCACAGCTCGGGACAATGGCATCCCACAGAAGGCAGACACTACTTATGTGGAGGTGATGGTCAATGACGTGAATGACAATGCTCCACAATTTGTGGCCTCCCACTATACGGGGCTGGTCTCTGAGGATGCCCCACCTTTCACCAGTGTCCTGCAGATCTCAGCCACTGACCGGGATGCTCATGCCAATGGCCGGGTCCAGTACACTTTCCAGAATGGTGAAGACGGGGATGGAGATTTTACCATTGAGCCCACCTCTGGAATTGTCCGTACAGTAAGGCGGCTAGACCGGGAGGCAGTATCAGTGTATGAGTTGACTGCCTACGCAGTGGACAGAGGTGTGCCCCCACTCCGGACTCCAGTCAGTATCCAGGTGATGGTGCAGGATGTGAACGACAATGCACCTGTCTTCccagctgaggagtttgaggtgCGGGTGAAAGAGAATAGCATTGTGGGCTCAGTGGTGGCCCAGATCACTGCAGTGGACCCTGACGAAGGCCCCAATGCCCATATAATGTACCAGATCGTGGAGGGGAACATCCCTGAGCTGTTCCAAATGGACATCTTCTCTGGAGAACTGACGGCACTCATTGACCTAGACTATGAGGCTCGCCAAGAATATGTGATTGTGGTGCAGGCCACATCTGCTCCTTTGGTCAGCCGGGCCACTGTGCACATCCGCCTGGTTGACCAGAATGACAACAGCCCTGTGCTCAACAACTTCCAGATCCTCTTCAACAACTATGTATCCAACCGTTCAGACACCTTCCCATCGGGCATTATTGGGCGCATCCCAGCTTATGACCCCGATGTCTCCGACCACCTCTTCTACTCCTTTGAGCGTGGCAATGAGCTGCAGCTGCTGGTAGTCAACCAGACCAGTGGGGAGCTGCGACTCAGCCGAAAGCTAGACAATAACCGCCCACTGGTGGCCTCCATGTTGGTGACTGTCACAG ATGGCCTGCACAGCGTGACGGCGCAGTGTGTGCTGCGCGTGGTCATCATCACGGAGGAGTTGCTGGCCAACAGCCTGACCGTGCGCCTTGAGAACATGTGGCAGGAGCGCTTCCTGTCACCGCTGCTGGGCCGCTTCCTCGAGGGCGTGGCTGCGGTGCTCGCTACGCCCGCTGAGGACGTCTTCATCTTCAACATCCAGAACGACACAGACGTAGGGGGCACCGTGCTCAATGTGAGTTTCTCGGCGCTGGCTCCACGTGGGGCCGGGGCGGGCGCTGCAGGGCCCTGGTTCAGCTCCGAGGAGCTGCAGGAGCAGTTGTACGTGCGCCGGGCGGCGCTGGCGGCTCGCTCCCTGCTCGACGTACTGCCCTTCGACGACAACGTGTGCCTGCGAGAGCCCTGTGAGAACTACATGAAATGCGTGTCCGTGCTCCGCTTTGACTCGTCCGCGCCCTTCCTGGCCTCGGCCTCCACGCTGTTCCGACCCATCCAGCCCATCGCTGGCCTGCGCTGCCGCTGCCCGCCCGGATTCACGGGAGACTTTTGCGAGACCGAGCTCGACCTCTGCTACTCCAACCCATGTCGCAACGGCGGAGCCTGCGCGCGGCGCGAGGGAGGCTACACGTGCGTCTGCCGCCCGCGCTTCACCG GAGAGGACTGCGAGCTGGACACCGTGGCCGGCCGCTGCGTGCCGGGCGTCTGCCGCAACGGGGGCACCTGCACCGACGCGCCCAACGGCGGCTTTCGCTGCCAGTGCCCGGCAGGCGGCGCCTTCGAGGGCCCGCGCTGCGAGGTGGCTGCGCGCTCCTTCCCGCCCAGTTCGTTCGTCATGTTTCGCGGCCTGCGGCAGCGATTCCACCTTACGCTGTCCCTCTC GTTCGCGACAGTGCAGCAGAGCGGGCTGCTCTTCTACAACGGGCGCCTGAACGAGAAGCACGACTTCCTGGCCCTGGAACTCGTGGCTGGCCAAGTGCGGCTCACATATTCCACGG GTGAATCCAACACCGTGGTCAGCCCCACAGTTCCAGGGGGCTTGAGTGATGGCCAATGGCATACAGTGCATCTGAGATACTACAACAAG CCCCGGACAGATGCCCTAGGGGGTGCACAGGGCCCCTCCAAGGACAAGGTGGCTGTGCTAAGCGTGGATGATTGTGATGTGGCCGTGGCTCTGCAGTTTGGTGCTGAGATTGGCAACTACTCATGCGCGGCTGCTGGTGTGCAAACAAGCTCCAAGAA GTCCCTGGACCTGACGGGCCCTCTTCTTCTGGGAGGTGTCCCCAACCTCCCCGAGAACTTCCCCGTATCCCATAAGGACTTCATCGGCTGTATGCGGGACCTGCACATTGATGGCCGCCGAGTGGACATGGCGGCTTTTGTCGCAAATAATGGCACCATGGCAG GCTGCCAAGCCAAGCTACACTTCTGTGACTCAGGCCCCTGCAAGAACAGTGGCTTCTGCTCGGAGCGCTGGGGCGGCTTCAGCTGCGACTGCCCTGTGGGCTTTGGCGGCAAAGACTGTCGGCTTA CTATGGCCCATCCCCACCATTTCCGTGGCAACGGCACACTGAGCTGGAACTTTGGAAGTGACATGGCTGTGTCTGTGCCATGGTACCTGGGGCTGGCATTTCGGACACGGGCAACGCAGGGGGTCCTGATGCAAGTGCAGGCTGGGCCACACAGCACGCTCCTTTGCCAG CTAGATCGGGGGTTACTGTCTGTGACAGTGACCAGGGGCTCGGGCCGTGCTTCCCATCTCCTTCTGGACCAGGTGACTGTCAGTGATGGCCGGTGGCACGATCTGCGGCTGGAGTTGCAGGAGGAACCAGGTGGCCGGCGGGGCCACCATGTCCTTATGGTCTCACTGGACTTTAGCCTCTTCCAG GACACCATGGCGGTGGGGAGTGAGCTGCAGGGCCTGAAGGTAAAGCAGCTCCACGTGGGAGGCCTGCCCCCCGGCAGTGCAGAGGAGGCTCCTCAGGGTCTGGTTGGCTGCATCCAG GGGGTGTGGCTCGGCTCCACACCCTCTGGCTCCCCGGCCCTGCTACCCCCCAGCCACCGAGTGAATGCGGAGCCTGGTTGTGTTGTGACCAACGCCTGTGCCTCTGGGCCCTGCCCACCTCACGCAGACTGCCGGGACCTCTGGCAGACCTTTTCTTGCACCTGCCGGCCAG GTTACTACGGCCCAGGCTGTGTGGATGCCTGCCTCCTGAACCCCTGTCAGAACGAGGGATCATGCCGGCACCTGCCAGGAGCCCCCCATGGCTATACCTGTGACTGTGTGGGTGGCTATTTCGGGCACCACTGTGAGCACAG GATGGACCAGCAGTGCCCACGGGGCTGGTGGGGGAGCCCAACCTGTGGCCCCTGCAACTGTGATGTTCACAAAGGTTTTGATCCCAACTGCAACAAGACAAATGGGCAGTGTCACTGCAAG GAGTTCCACTACCGACCGCGGGGCAGTGACTCTTGCCTCCCATGTGACTGCTACCCTGTGGGCTCCACCTCGCGCTCATGTGCACCCCACAGCGGGCAGTGCCCCTGTCGCCCAGGAGCCCTTGGCCGCCAGTGCAACAGCTGTGACAGTCCCTTCGCAGAGGTGACAGCCAGCGGCTGCCGGG TGCTCTATGATGCCTGCCCTAAGTCCCTGAGATCTGGTGTGTGGTGGCCCCAGACAAAGTTTGGCGTCCTGGCCACAGTGCCCTGTCCCCGGGGGGCCCTGG GATTGCGGGGTGCAG GTGCTGCTGTGCGGCTGTGTGATGAGGCCCAGGGTTGGCTGGAGCCCGACCTCTTCAACTGTACCTCCCCTGCCTTTCAAGAGCTCAGTCTGCTG CTGGATGGCCTAGAGCTGAACAAGACGGCACTGGATACCATGGAGGCCAAGAAGCTGGCTCAGCGGCTACGGGAGGTGACTGGCCACACTGACCACTATTTTAGCCAAGATGTTCGAGTCACTGCCCGCCTGCTGGCCCACCTGCTGGCCTTCGAGAGCCATCAGCAGGGCTTCGGGCTGACAGCCACACAGGATGCCCACTTCAATGAG AATCTGCTGTGGGCTGGCTCTGCACTGCTTGCCCCAGAGACAGGGGACTTGTGGGCGGCGCTGGGGCAGCGGGCCCCTGGGGGCTCCCCAGGCAGCGCGGGGCTGGTGAGGCACCTGGAGGAGTATGCAGCCACACTCGCAAGGAATATGGAACTCACATACCTGAATCCCATGGGGCTGGTGACGCCTAATATCA TGCTCAGCATTGACCGCATGGAGCACGCCAGTTCTCCCCGGGGGGCCCATCGCTACCCTCGCTACCATAGCAACCTTTTTCGAGGCCAGTATGCCTGGGATCCTCACACCCATGTGTTGCTGCCTTCCCAGTCCCCACGGCCATCCCCATCTGAAG TTCTGCCCACAAGCAGCAGCATAGAAAACTCCACCACCTCAAGTGTGGTCCCCCCACCAGCCCCACCAGAGCCAGAGCCTGGGATCTCCATCATCATTCTCCTCGTTTACCGCACCTTAGGGGGACTGCTCCCTGCCCAGTTCCAGGCGGAACGCCGAGGTGCCAG GCTTCCTCAGAACCCCGTCATGAACTCCCCGGTGGTCAGCGTGGCTGTGTTCCACGGACGCAACTTCCTAAGGGGAATCCTGGAGTCCCCCATCAGCCTAGAGTTTCGCCTGCTACAGACAGCGAATCGGAGCAAGGCGATCTGTGTGCAGTGGGACCCACCTGGCCT GGCGGAGCAGCATGGTGTGTGGACAGCACGGGACTGCGAGCTGGTGCACAGGAATGGGTCCCACGCACGGTGTCGCTGCAGCCGGACAGGGACCTTTGGGGTCCTCATGGATGCCTCTCCCCGTGAG AGGCTGGAGGGCGACCTGGAGCTGCTGGCTGTGTTCACCCACGTGGTCGTGGCTGTGTCTGTGGCTGCGCTGGTGCTGACTGCAGCCATCCTGCTGAGCCTGCGCAGCCTCAAGTCCAATGTGCGTGGGATCCATGCCAATGTGGCAGCCGCCCTGGGGGTGGCAGAGCTCCTCTTCCTGCTGGGGATTCACAGGACCCACAATCAG CTGGTGTGCACTGCAGTCGCCATCCTCCTGCACTACTTCTTCCTCAGCACCTTCGCGTGGCTCTTCGTGCAGGGGCTGCACCTCTACCGCATGCAGGTTGAGCCACGCAATGTGGACCGCGGCGCCATGCGCTTCTACCATGCCCTGGGCTGGGGCGTCCCTGCTGTGCTGCTGG GCCTTGCTGTGGGCCTGGACCCTGAGGGCTATGGGAACCCTGACTTCTGCTGGATCTCAGTCCACGAGCCCCTCATCTGGAGCTTTGCTGGCCCTGTTGTCCTGGTCATAGTG ATGAACGGGACCATGTTTCTCCTCGCTGCCCGCACATCCTGCTCCACAGGGCAGAGGGAGGCCAAGAAGACCTCTGCACT CAGGACCCTTCGCAGCTCCTTCCTGCTGCTTCTGCTGGTCAGTGCCTCCTGGCTCTTTGGGCTCCTGGCAGTCAACCACAGCATCCTAGCCTTCCACTACCTCCATGCTGGACTCTGCGGCCTCCAG GGCCTGGCGGTGCTGCTGCTCTTCTGTGTCCTAAATGCAGATGCTCGGGCTGCCTGGACGCCAGCCTGTCTGGGCAGGAAGGCAGCGCCTGAGGAGGCAAGGCCAGCACCTGGGATG GGACCTGGGGCCTACAACAACACGGCTCTCTTTGAGGAGAGTGGCCTCATCCGCATCACTCTGGGCGCCTCCACTGTCTCCTCTGTGAGCAGTGCCCGCTCCGGCCGGACCCAGGACCAGGACAGCCAGCGGGGCCGCAGCTACCTCAG GGACAATGTCCTGGTTCGACATGGCTCAGCCGCTGACCACACTGACCACAGCCTCCAGGCTCATGCTGGCCCCACTGACCTGGACGTGGCCATGTTCCATCGAGATGCTGGTGGAGTTGgggcctggggcagggaggagggaggcagaggatcTCTCCCCATCCCCTTTTCTTCTACCCCATACTGGAAGCAGTGGCTGACTGGGGTGGGACGATCTCCCCCAGGGTCCCTGCCTCAGGAGGCACCTACCTCTCCAGCCCTGGTTCTCCCAGTCCACTCCTGA